The DNA segment TAGAGTTGCAGAAGCTCCGTTCCGATGGATCAGTCGAGGGGCGCGCCAGGGCAATTCGCTGGCAGCGTCAGTATGTGGTACGACTGGTGGCAGTTGACTTACAGGTCGGACTGGCTGCGGGTCTTGCGGCGTACCTGCTTCGTTTTGGGCAGGTGCCGGCGGCGAACTGGCCATATCTGGCGGCGGCGGTCGCGCTTCCGCTTGCCTGGGTGGTTGCGCTGCTTATGAACCGCACATACGAGACTCGTTTCCTGTTTGCTGGAGGCGAGGAGTACCGACGGGTTCTGAACGCCGCAGTGTTTCTTACTGCCGCGATCGCGGTTTTCGCTTATTGTACAAACACGGCATTCGCTCGTGGATATGTGTTGTTGTCCATGCCGTTGGTGCTCGGACTGGACCTGGGATTGCGGTACCTGCTGCGATTGGGGCTCAACCGACGTCGGGCGCGGGGCGATTGCATGCATCGCGCCGTTGTTCTGGGCTACGGTCGCCAGGTCCAGGCGTTCACGAAGCAGTTGCGGCGGGAGCCGTACCACGGGATGAGTGTCGTGGGTTGTTGTCTACCTGCTGATGAGGCGGCAAATGCGCCCGGAGGCATCGAGGTTCCGGTATACGGATCGTTTGATGACGTGATCGTCGCCATCCTGGAATCCCGTGCGGATACCTTGATCGTGTTGCCCTCCCCTGACATGGATCCGGCGGCGATGCGCGCGCTGTCGTGGGATCTCGAGGGAACTGGCGTCGATCTGGTCCTGGCCAACGCCCTGCTCGACATCACTGGGCCCCGCACGAGCATCCGGCCCGTTGACGGGCTTCCGTTGCTGCACGTGGAGCCCGCTGCTCTCACCGGCGCCCGGCGGGTGGTGAAGCGGGCGTTTGACGTCGTGCTCGCCGGAATGTTGCTGTTCTTCCTTTCACCAATCTTGCTTATCGCCGCGCTTGTCGTTCGGCTCAGCAGCAAAGGGCCAGCGCTGTTCGTGCAGACACGGGTGGGGAAGGACGGCAAAGAGTTTCGGCTGTTCAAGTTCCGCTCGATGTACGCCGACGCGGAGGAGAGGCTTGCTGAGCTGCAGCATCAGAACGAGCACAGCGGCCTGATGTTCAAGATCAAGGACGACCCGCGGGTCACTAGGGTTGGTAGGTATCTGCGGCGATTCTCGGTCGATGAGCTGCCTCAGCTGCTCAACGTGGTCCGGGGCGACATGAGCCTTGTTGGGCCGCGGCCGCCATTGCCTCGGGAGGTTGCGCAGTATGCGCACGACGTGCGGCGGCGACTCGCCGTCATCCCGGGGCTCACCGGGCTTTGGCAGGTCAGCGGGCGGTCGAACCTGTCGTGGGACGACTCGGTTCGGTTGGACCTGAGGTACGTGGAGAACTGGTCATTGAGCTTCGACCTGGTGATCTTGCTCCGGACTGCGTTGGCGGTCGTCCGCTCTTCGGGGGCGTATTAGCCAGTCGCCGGCGGCCCTTCGGTGCAACCCATCTGGGGGAGGGGCCGCCGGCGGCTCTTGAAACGATAGCTGTTCGTGGCTGCGGCCAAGCGGCATGACCCCGGTGACAGGGCCTGCGGCACCGAAGCGGTGAGGCCGGAGTGCGCTGCGCACTCCGGCCTCGTTCGTTGCCGTGGGGTTCAGCTGCCGATGCTCCTATGTTCGTCAGTTGGAGTGGGTGAGGTGTGGGCGGCGGTGCGGAGTGGGCGGCGTAGGGCCCAGATTTCGCGGGCGAGTAGGCGTTTGAGGCAGCGGATGATTTCGCGTCGGGTTTTGCCTTCGAGGGTGCGTCGTTGCAGGTAGGCGCGGGTTGGCTCGTGGCTGCGGAGGCGGGTGATGATGACGCGGTGCAGCGCGGCCTTGGCTTGTCGGTGTCCGCCGCGGGATAGGCGGTGGCGGGTGGTTTTGCTGGACGAGGCGGGAATCGGGGCGACGCCGCAGAGCCGGGCGAAGGCCGGTTCCGACCGGATGCGGCCGGCGTTGTCTCCGGCGGTGACCAGGAGGGTCGCGGCGGTGTCGGGGCCGATGCCGTAGGCGTCGGTCAGCTGGGGCGCGGTGTCCTGGGTGAGCTGGGCCAGCAGCCTGCTGTGGGCGCTGATCTCGGTGATCTCGGCGTCGAGGTGTTGCCAGCGGCGGCCCAGAGCGCGCAGGGTGTGGCGGGTGGCGGCGGTCACGGTGGTGACCGGCCCGGTTCGTAAGCCCGCGCAGTGCATCCAGGGCGTCGTCTTTACCGCGCGGACGCCGGACCCGCCGGTTGGGCCGGGATACCTCCACCTCCATGGTGCGCCGGTGCCCGGCCTGGCGGATCGTCGCGACCAGACCGGCGCCGTAGCTGCCGGTGCCCTCGATGCCGAACAGCAGCTCCGCGTCGTTCATCCCCGTCTGGAGGCTGGTCGCCCACTCCAGGAGCTGCTGATAGCCGGCCCGGTCAGCCGGAAACGAGCGGTGGTCCAGTCGTCCGCCGATCGCGTCCAGCGCAACCGCGACATGGGCCTGT comes from the Cryptosporangium phraense genome and includes:
- a CDS encoding sugar transferase — its product is MAVDLQVGLAAGLAAYLLRFGQVPAANWPYLAAAVALPLAWVVALLMNRTYETRFLFAGGEEYRRVLNAAVFLTAAIAVFAYCTNTAFARGYVLLSMPLVLGLDLGLRYLLRLGLNRRRARGDCMHRAVVLGYGRQVQAFTKQLRREPYHGMSVVGCCLPADEAANAPGGIEVPVYGSFDDVIVAILESRADTLIVLPSPDMDPAAMRALSWDLEGTGVDLVLANALLDITGPRTSIRPVDGLPLLHVEPAALTGARRVVKRAFDVVLAGMLLFFLSPILLIAALVVRLSSKGPALFVQTRVGKDGKEFRLFKFRSMYADAEERLAELQHQNEHSGLMFKIKDDPRVTRVGRYLRRFSVDELPQLLNVVRGDMSLVGPRPPLPREVAQYAHDVRRRLAVIPGLTGLWQVSGRSNLSWDDSVRLDLRYVENWSLSFDLVILLRTALAVVRSSGAY
- a CDS encoding transposase — its product is MTAATRHTLRALGRRWQHLDAEITEISAHSRLLAQLTQDTAPQLTDAYGIGPDTAATLLVTAGDNAGRIRSEPAFARLCGVAPIPASSSKTTRHRLSRGGHRQAKAALHRVIITRLRSHEPTRAYLQRRTLEGKTRREIIRCLKRLLAREIWALRRPLRTAAHTSPTPTDEHRSIGS